Proteins encoded in a region of the Halioglobus maricola genome:
- a CDS encoding Crp/Fnr family transcriptional regulator encodes MLQQVEIFQGLSVEELEALAASSTSRSFPKNTVVIHENDPADSLFVIESGKVKVYCSDKNGKEFIMNTQGAGDYFGELALLDDSTRSASVRTVEKSSFCIIYKEDFNRVLDEHPNIGRQLVKNLAARVRKLTADVKSLALQDVYGRVANVLMDLSEERGDGTLYIPEKLTQQDIADRVGASREMVARILKDLTIGEYIRFEGRHIIINTRLPAKY; translated from the coding sequence ATGTTGCAGCAAGTAGAAATCTTTCAGGGGCTCTCAGTGGAAGAGCTGGAGGCGCTCGCTGCGAGCAGCACCAGCCGGTCCTTCCCCAAGAATACCGTCGTTATTCATGAGAACGATCCGGCCGACTCTCTGTTCGTGATCGAGAGCGGCAAGGTCAAGGTTTACTGCTCCGACAAAAACGGCAAAGAGTTCATCATGAACACCCAGGGTGCCGGCGACTATTTCGGTGAGCTGGCTCTGCTGGATGACTCTACCCGTTCCGCCTCGGTGCGCACTGTCGAAAAATCTTCCTTCTGCATTATCTACAAGGAAGACTTCAATCGCGTTTTGGACGAGCATCCCAATATAGGCCGCCAGCTGGTCAAGAACCTGGCTGCCCGTGTGCGCAAGCTCACCGCTGACGTGAAGAGCCTGGCACTGCAAGACGTCTACGGCCGTGTCGCTAATGTGCTCATGGACCTGTCTGAAGAGCGCGGCGATGGCACGCTGTATATCCCCGAGAAGCTCACTCAACAGGATATAGCAGACCGCGTGGGTGCCTCCCGCGAGATGGTAGCCCGCATTCTCAAGGACCTCACCATCGGTGAGTACATCCGCTTTGAAGGGCGCCACATTATCATCAACACCCGGTTACCTGCTAAGTACTAA